One genomic segment of Amycolatopsis sp. WQ 127309 includes these proteins:
- the ligD gene encoding DNA ligase D: protein MAARDTTRVPAWVEPMLAKADGGRLRSGPEWAYEYKLDGYRAAMRIAPDGTTVLTSRNNIDFTAEFRGVTGVLDLDGQAALLDGEVVVYNEDGRIDFELMQERRGRYVKHQSSLRRDEPFDDLPVRFLAFDLLQLGERSLLAEPYDERRRLLTTLPMPDLHKVSVVRAVTFAELDADHRSPADFLAHAADAGYEGVVAKLRSSTYQPGHRPDSWLKHPFIQTAEVIVCGWRPGRRSFTGTLGGLLLGAHDPATGDLVYIGDVGTGFSQAARADLVTTLTPLERRTHPFATTPPREDTTRARWVEPHLVGEVVYRQFTRAGRVRHTAWRGLRADKSPDDVLAPRSTGPAAPEPAPSEAAPPLGPKITVQAGNRRLTLSNLDKPLFPDGFTKGEVINYYSRVAPVLLPHLAGRPVTFIRFPDGVGGQQFFEKNTPRGAPDWLPTVTLPSTGSRSGRGEGTIDYALLDELPALVWAANLAALELHVPQWTVGPGATRRPPDRLVFDLDPGPGTSIVDCCRVVERLHDVLLADGLTPFAKTSGSKGMQLYCGIRTDDPAAPSAYAKRLAQRLARETPATVTAVMVKAQRAGRVFIDWSQNNPAKTTVAPYSLRGREHPTVSTPLTWAEVRACRHVSHLSFTADDVLDRVETHGDLLAPLLEAQAPLPA from the coding sequence ATGGCAGCGCGCGACACCACCCGCGTCCCCGCCTGGGTCGAGCCGATGCTGGCCAAGGCCGACGGCGGGCGCCTGCGCAGCGGCCCCGAATGGGCCTACGAGTACAAACTGGACGGCTACCGCGCCGCCATGCGGATCGCGCCCGACGGCACCACGGTGCTCACCAGCCGCAACAACATCGACTTCACCGCCGAGTTCCGCGGCGTCACCGGCGTCCTCGATCTCGACGGCCAAGCCGCCCTGCTCGACGGCGAAGTCGTCGTCTACAACGAGGACGGCCGGATCGACTTCGAGCTGATGCAGGAACGCCGCGGCCGCTACGTCAAGCACCAAAGCTCCCTGCGCCGTGACGAGCCCTTCGACGACCTCCCGGTCCGGTTCCTCGCCTTCGACCTGCTGCAGCTGGGCGAGCGCAGCCTGCTCGCCGAGCCCTACGACGAACGCCGCCGCCTGCTCACCACGCTGCCGATGCCCGACCTCCACAAGGTTTCCGTCGTCCGCGCGGTCACCTTCGCCGAACTCGACGCCGACCACCGCTCCCCCGCCGACTTCCTGGCCCACGCCGCCGACGCCGGGTACGAAGGCGTCGTCGCGAAGCTCCGCAGCTCGACCTACCAACCCGGCCACCGGCCCGACTCCTGGCTCAAGCACCCGTTCATCCAGACGGCGGAGGTCATCGTCTGCGGCTGGCGCCCCGGCCGGCGCAGCTTCACCGGCACCCTCGGCGGCCTCCTGCTCGGCGCCCACGACCCCGCCACCGGCGACCTCGTCTACATCGGCGACGTCGGCACCGGCTTCTCCCAGGCCGCCCGCGCCGACCTCGTCACCACGCTGACGCCGCTCGAACGCCGGACCCACCCCTTCGCCACGACGCCGCCGCGCGAGGACACCACCCGCGCCCGCTGGGTCGAACCGCACCTCGTCGGCGAGGTCGTCTACCGGCAGTTCACCCGCGCCGGCCGCGTCCGCCACACCGCCTGGCGGGGCCTGCGGGCCGACAAGAGCCCCGACGACGTCCTCGCCCCTCGCTCGACCGGCCCAGCCGCGCCGGAGCCCGCGCCCTCGGAGGCGGCGCCGCCGCTGGGGCCGAAGATCACCGTGCAGGCCGGAAACCGGCGGCTGACACTGTCCAATCTGGACAAACCGCTGTTCCCCGACGGCTTCACCAAGGGCGAGGTCATCAACTACTACTCCCGCGTCGCGCCCGTGCTGCTGCCGCACCTCGCGGGCCGGCCGGTGACGTTCATCCGCTTCCCCGACGGCGTCGGCGGCCAGCAGTTCTTCGAGAAGAACACCCCGCGCGGCGCCCCGGACTGGCTGCCGACCGTCACGCTGCCCAGCACCGGCTCCCGGTCCGGCCGCGGCGAAGGCACCATCGACTACGCGCTGCTCGACGAGCTGCCCGCGCTGGTGTGGGCCGCGAACCTGGCCGCGCTGGAGCTGCACGTTCCCCAGTGGACGGTCGGCCCCGGCGCGACCCGCCGGCCACCGGACCGGCTGGTGTTCGACCTCGACCCCGGCCCGGGGACGTCGATCGTCGACTGCTGCCGGGTCGTCGAACGCCTCCACGACGTCCTGCTCGCCGACGGGCTGACGCCGTTCGCGAAGACGTCCGGCTCCAAAGGGATGCAGCTCTACTGCGGCATCCGCACGGACGACCCGGCCGCGCCGTCGGCCTACGCCAAGCGGCTGGCGCAACGGCTCGCGCGGGAGACCCCGGCGACGGTCACCGCTGTCATGGTCAAGGCCCAGCGCGCCGGCCGGGTGTTCATCGACTGGAGCCAGAACAACCCGGCCAAGACGACGGTCGCGCCCTACAGCCTGCGCGGGCGCGAGCACCCCACGGTCTCGACGCCGCTCACGTGGGCCGAGGTCCGCGCGTGCCGGCACGTCAGCCACCTGAGTTTCACCGCCGACGACGTCCTGGACCGCGTCGAGACGCACGGGGACCTGCTCGCGCCGCTTCTGGAGGCTCAGGCCCCGCTGCCGGCCTGA
- a CDS encoding zinc-binding dehydrogenase, translating into MIGLVSREDKVPMAAGADHVPTLEALLRRTNEIFGFVRSGQLTPRIGKRCAPAGAARAHRDLESRRTTGKLLLVP; encoded by the coding sequence GTGATCGGGCTGGTGTCCCGCGAGGACAAGGTCCCGATGGCCGCCGGCGCCGACCACGTCCCCACCCTTGAAGCCCTGCTCCGGCGGACGAACGAGATCTTCGGGTTCGTCCGAAGTGGACAGCTGACGCCGCGGATCGGAAAGCGCTGCGCCCCGGCCGGCGCCGCCCGGGCCCACCGCGACCTCGAATCCCGTCGCACGACGGGGAAACTGCTGCTCGTCCCCTGA
- a CDS encoding helix-turn-helix domain-containing protein, giving the protein MTDAINQALAEVGPRLKRVRTQRRVTLADLSEATGISKSTLSRLEAGQRKPSLELLLPIAQAHQVPLDELVGAPEVGDPRVRLTARRIPRHNGATMTVLPLTRQPGAPQAFKMILEPETGEPDPQVHEGYEWLYVLSGRLRLVLADRDMTLGPGEAAEFDTRLPHWFGAVDGRPAEILSLFGKQGERLHLRAKSR; this is encoded by the coding sequence ATGACGGACGCAATCAACCAGGCACTGGCCGAGGTGGGCCCGCGGCTCAAGCGGGTCCGCACGCAGCGGCGGGTCACCCTCGCCGACCTCTCGGAGGCGACGGGCATCTCGAAGAGCACGCTGTCGCGCCTGGAGGCCGGCCAGCGCAAGCCGAGCCTGGAGCTGCTGCTGCCGATCGCCCAGGCCCACCAGGTCCCGCTGGACGAGCTGGTCGGCGCCCCGGAGGTCGGCGACCCGCGCGTCCGCCTGACGGCGCGGCGCATCCCGCGCCACAACGGCGCGACGATGACGGTGCTCCCGCTGACCCGCCAGCCGGGCGCGCCCCAGGCGTTCAAGATGATCCTCGAGCCGGAGACGGGCGAGCCGGACCCGCAGGTCCACGAGGGTTACGAGTGGCTGTACGTGCTGTCGGGACGGCTGCGGCTGGTCTTGGCGGACCGCGACATGACGCTGGGCCCGGGCGAGGCGGCGGAGTTCGACACGCGCCTGCCGCACTGGTTCGGCGCGGTCGACGGCCGGCCGGCGGAGATCCTGAGCCTGTTCGGCAAGCAGGGGGAGCGGCTCCACCTGCGCGCGAAGTCCCGCTGA
- a CDS encoding NAD(P)/FAD-dependent oxidoreductase yields MTENSSYDVVVVGGGAAGLNAALMLGRARRRVAVVDGGAPRNAPAAHMHGFLSRDGLPPDELRKIGREELAGYGVDLVDDDVTGLEPGFTLRLADGRVLTARRVLYATGVHDDLPDLPGLRESWGTDAVTCPYCHGYEVRDRPLGVLGTEAASVEHALLVRQWSPDVVYFAHTAPPSEEDRTRLDARGIRVVEGTVTAVRREDGKLTGVELGNRFVPRAALFIRTRTVPHDAHLRELGCAVENDVVKVDPSGRTSVPGVWAAGNVVDARATVIIAAAQGAAAAGALNHDLVTEDVRTAIDSYGGFTPAAERAAMR; encoded by the coding sequence ATGACCGAGAACAGCAGTTACGACGTAGTGGTGGTGGGTGGCGGGGCCGCGGGTCTCAACGCCGCCCTGATGCTCGGCCGGGCGCGGCGGCGCGTCGCGGTCGTCGACGGCGGCGCGCCGCGCAACGCCCCCGCCGCCCACATGCACGGCTTCCTCTCCCGCGACGGGCTGCCGCCGGACGAGCTCCGCAAGATCGGCCGCGAAGAGCTCGCGGGGTACGGCGTCGACCTCGTCGACGACGACGTCACCGGCCTCGAGCCCGGCTTCACGCTGCGCCTGGCCGACGGCCGCGTGCTGACCGCGCGGCGCGTCCTGTACGCCACCGGCGTCCACGACGACCTCCCGGACCTCCCCGGCCTGCGCGAGAGCTGGGGCACCGACGCGGTGACCTGCCCCTACTGCCACGGCTACGAGGTCCGCGACCGGCCGCTCGGCGTGCTCGGCACCGAAGCCGCGAGCGTCGAGCACGCCCTGCTCGTGCGCCAGTGGTCACCGGACGTCGTCTACTTCGCCCACACCGCGCCGCCGTCCGAAGAGGACCGGACGCGGCTCGACGCGCGGGGCATCCGGGTCGTCGAGGGCACTGTGACCGCGGTGCGGCGCGAGGACGGCAAGCTCACCGGCGTCGAGCTGGGCAACCGGTTCGTGCCGCGGGCGGCGCTGTTCATCCGCACCCGGACCGTCCCGCACGACGCGCACCTGCGCGAGCTCGGCTGCGCGGTGGAGAACGACGTCGTCAAGGTCGACCCGAGCGGGCGGACCAGCGTGCCGGGCGTGTGGGCCGCCGGCAACGTCGTCGACGCGCGGGCCACCGTGATCATCGCCGCAGCGCAGGGCGCGGCCGCCGCCGGAGCGCTCAACCACGACCTCGTCACCGAGGACGTCCGCACCGCGATCGACTCCTACGGCGGCTTCACGCCCGCGGCGGAACGTGCGGCGATGCGCTGA
- a CDS encoding group II truncated hemoglobin yields the protein MRPTLYDFAGGDPAFLALAAAHHERCLADPELNHPFSHPGQHPKHVERLAWYWAEVMGGPPRFSTECADHSAMLRMHAGNGDMTDLGRRFVDCFVLAADDAGLPADPGFRAALRTYMEWAVAEVLTYPGPAGEVPAGLAVPHWSWNGLQPV from the coding sequence GTGCGCCCGACGCTGTACGACTTCGCCGGCGGCGACCCCGCGTTCCTCGCGCTGGCCGCCGCCCACCACGAACGCTGCCTGGCCGATCCCGAGCTGAACCACCCGTTCTCCCACCCGGGACAGCACCCGAAGCACGTAGAGCGGCTGGCCTGGTACTGGGCGGAGGTGATGGGCGGCCCGCCGCGGTTCTCCACCGAGTGCGCGGACCACTCGGCGATGCTCCGGATGCACGCGGGGAACGGCGACATGACCGACCTCGGCCGCCGGTTCGTCGACTGCTTCGTGCTCGCCGCCGACGACGCGGGACTGCCCGCCGATCCCGGGTTCCGGGCCGCGCTGCGGACCTACATGGAGTGGGCGGTGGCCGAGGTGCTCACCTACCCGGGTCCGGCCGGCGAAGTGCCCGCCGGCCTGGCCGTGCCGCACTGGTCGTGGAACGGGTTGCAGCCGGTGTAA
- a CDS encoding TIGR03086 family metal-binding protein has protein sequence MADTFDDVLDRFRRAAKGFEHHLRAVPPDGWGAPTPCPEWDVRQLANHMTRGNLNYVGLLRGATRDEFLAQRDADALGDDPVTAFSASAEACAAAFAGSGALDRVVDYPMGALTGRRALAVRTADSVVHTWDLARALGAGDRLDADLVAWVDDGYEDIFAGLAVDRFFADPPAGAPPASRQDRLLTRFGRDPR, from the coding sequence ATGGCCGACACCTTCGACGACGTTCTCGACCGGTTCCGCCGCGCGGCCAAGGGTTTCGAACACCACCTGCGCGCGGTGCCGCCCGACGGCTGGGGCGCGCCGACGCCGTGCCCCGAGTGGGACGTCCGGCAGCTGGCCAACCACATGACGCGCGGCAACCTCAACTACGTCGGCCTCCTTCGCGGCGCCACCCGCGACGAGTTCCTGGCCCAGCGGGACGCCGACGCGCTCGGCGACGACCCGGTCACGGCGTTCAGCGCGTCGGCCGAGGCCTGCGCGGCCGCGTTCGCCGGGAGCGGCGCGCTCGACCGCGTCGTCGACTACCCGATGGGCGCGCTGACCGGGCGGCGGGCCCTGGCCGTGCGGACCGCCGACAGCGTCGTGCACACCTGGGACCTGGCGCGCGCCCTCGGCGCCGGCGACAGGCTCGACGCGGACCTCGTCGCCTGGGTCGACGACGGTTACGAGGACATCTTCGCCGGGCTCGCGGTCGACCGGTTCTTCGCGGACCCGCCGGCCGGCGCGCCCCCGGCGTCGCGGCAGGACCGGCTGCTCACGCGGTTCGGCCGCGACCCCCGCTGA
- a CDS encoding NAD-dependent protein deacetylase — MRTRPTLTWTSTDAPLPRTAGLDELTAVVARRRVAVLSGAGLSTESGIPDYRGESGSLRRHTPMTYDEFVSSDAGRQRYWARSHLGWRTIARADPNDGHRAVTALRDGGYVAGVITQNVDGLHQAAGTADAVELHGSLDRVICLDCRRTSPRAELDRRLRAANPDFEGTATRINPDGDVELPEDVVRRFGLVPCADCVSGVLKPDVVFFGENVPRPRVEQCFRLVDEADALVVLGSSLTVMSGLRFVRHAANAGKPVVIVNHGETRGDRYATVRVDRPLGQALTELAARLGCPVSGGRGRTA, encoded by the coding sequence GTGCGGACACGGCCCACCCTGACCTGGACCTCGACGGACGCGCCGCTGCCGCGGACGGCCGGCCTCGACGAGCTGACCGCCGTCGTCGCGCGGCGGCGGGTCGCGGTGCTGAGCGGCGCCGGCCTGTCCACGGAGTCCGGGATCCCCGACTACCGCGGCGAGAGCGGCAGCCTGCGCCGGCACACGCCGATGACCTACGACGAGTTCGTCTCCAGCGACGCGGGCCGGCAGCGGTACTGGGCGCGCAGCCACCTCGGCTGGCGCACGATCGCCCGCGCCGACCCCAACGACGGCCACCGCGCGGTGACCGCTCTGCGTGACGGCGGGTACGTCGCCGGCGTGATCACCCAGAACGTCGACGGCCTGCACCAGGCGGCGGGCACCGCGGACGCCGTCGAGCTGCACGGCAGCCTCGACCGCGTGATCTGCCTGGACTGCCGGCGCACCAGCCCGCGCGCCGAGCTGGACCGGCGGCTGCGCGCGGCCAACCCGGACTTCGAGGGCACGGCGACCCGGATCAACCCGGACGGCGACGTCGAGCTGCCCGAGGACGTCGTGCGCCGGTTCGGCCTGGTGCCGTGCGCGGACTGCGTGTCCGGCGTGCTCAAGCCCGACGTGGTGTTCTTCGGCGAGAACGTGCCGCGCCCGCGCGTCGAGCAGTGCTTCCGGCTGGTCGACGAGGCCGACGCGCTGGTGGTCCTCGGCTCGTCCCTGACGGTGATGTCCGGCCTGCGGTTCGTCCGGCACGCGGCGAACGCGGGCAAGCCGGTGGTGATCGTCAACCACGGCGAGACCCGCGGCGACCGCTACGCGACGGTCCGGGTGGACCGGCCGCTGGGCCAGGCCCTGACCGAGCTGGCGGCCCGGCTGGGCTGCCCGGTCAGCGGGGGTCGCGGCCGAACCGCGTGA
- a CDS encoding CAP domain-containing protein yields the protein MFRKMVACGATAVVAALAPGWSAPASAADLYPAQVLQLTNSNRVQNGCRPLTSDPQLAVAAQAHNDEMAKYRYFSHTGRKGEGPAVRITDAGYRWAQWAENIAAGQRTPTAVVDAWMHSPVHRANILDCSLREIGIGYSVDSAKKAYWTQDFGTPRT from the coding sequence ATGTTCCGGAAAATGGTGGCCTGCGGCGCGACCGCGGTGGTGGCGGCGCTCGCCCCGGGGTGGTCCGCGCCCGCGTCCGCCGCGGACCTCTACCCCGCCCAGGTCCTCCAGCTGACCAACAGCAACCGGGTCCAGAACGGGTGCCGGCCGCTCACCAGCGACCCGCAGCTGGCCGTGGCCGCCCAGGCGCACAACGACGAGATGGCGAAGTACCGCTACTTCAGCCACACCGGCCGCAAGGGCGAGGGACCCGCGGTGCGGATCACCGACGCCGGGTACCGCTGGGCGCAGTGGGCCGAGAACATCGCGGCCGGGCAGCGCACCCCCACCGCGGTCGTCGACGCGTGGATGCACAGCCCGGTGCACCGGGCCAACATCCTCGACTGCTCGCTGCGCGAGATCGGCATCGGCTACAGCGTCGACTCGGCGAAGAAGGCGTACTGGACGCAGGACTTCGGGACGCCCCGGACCTAG
- a CDS encoding serine/threonine-protein kinase produces MSWQFGPYRVESLIARGGMGEVLRAYDTRHDRVVALKLLAPEFAADHDFQERFRREAHAVARLREPHVIPIHAYGEIDGRLYLDMRLVEGDDLGTRLTAGGPLAPADAVDVVGQVAQALAAAHAEGLVHRDVKPSNVLVGPTGFAYLVDFGIARAAGPATGLTATGGAVGTLDYMAPERFTDAPADHRVDVYALACVLHQCLTGSKPFAATTAAALIGAHLHQPPPRPGALRPGLPAAFDDVVARGMAKDPAERFASVTELAAAARAALGGPSPVPASAPPTRQATRTAAPTAPRSSKAPWLVAGVALVALVAVAAWFLVDRASSRAGAAPTSSTTAPPPATSSPASVPPVTTTQVTVRTSVVPAADLGLTTPLSTPACDGSYVVVLGSAVTPTRYRADVQQLLNAHPGARYLHTPSTGCGSLRQQVDGADVYAVFDGPFTGKEGACARRTGAAYVKRLDTTSSPVAVVTC; encoded by the coding sequence GTGAGCTGGCAGTTCGGGCCGTACCGGGTGGAGTCGCTGATCGCCCGCGGCGGGATGGGCGAGGTGCTGCGCGCCTACGACACGCGGCACGACCGCGTCGTGGCGCTGAAGCTGCTCGCCCCGGAGTTCGCCGCCGACCACGACTTCCAGGAGCGGTTCCGGCGCGAGGCGCACGCCGTCGCGCGGCTGCGGGAGCCGCACGTCATCCCGATCCACGCCTACGGCGAGATCGACGGGCGGCTCTACCTCGACATGCGCCTGGTCGAGGGCGACGACCTCGGCACCCGGCTCACGGCCGGCGGGCCGCTCGCCCCCGCCGACGCCGTCGACGTCGTGGGCCAGGTCGCGCAGGCGCTGGCCGCCGCGCACGCCGAAGGCCTGGTGCACCGGGACGTCAAGCCGTCGAACGTGCTCGTCGGCCCGACCGGCTTCGCCTACCTCGTGGACTTCGGCATCGCCCGCGCGGCCGGGCCCGCCACCGGGCTCACCGCGACCGGCGGTGCGGTCGGCACGCTCGACTACATGGCGCCGGAGCGGTTCACCGACGCGCCCGCCGACCACCGCGTCGACGTCTACGCCCTGGCCTGCGTGCTGCACCAGTGCCTGACCGGCAGCAAGCCGTTCGCGGCGACCACGGCCGCGGCGCTGATCGGCGCCCACCTGCACCAGCCGCCGCCCCGGCCCGGCGCGCTGCGGCCCGGCCTGCCCGCGGCGTTCGACGACGTCGTCGCGCGCGGCATGGCGAAGGACCCGGCCGAGCGCTTCGCGAGCGTGACGGAGCTGGCCGCCGCCGCGCGGGCCGCGCTCGGCGGCCCGAGCCCGGTCCCCGCCTCCGCGCCCCCGACCCGGCAGGCGACGCGGACGGCAGCGCCCACTGCCCCGCGGAGTTCGAAAGCACCGTGGCTGGTCGCCGGGGTCGCGCTGGTGGCCTTGGTGGCCGTGGCCGCGTGGTTCCTGGTCGACCGGGCGTCGTCGCGGGCCGGGGCGGCACCCACCTCCTCGACGACGGCACCGCCGCCGGCGACGTCCTCGCCGGCGAGCGTGCCACCGGTGACGACCACGCAGGTGACCGTGCGGACGTCGGTCGTCCCCGCCGCCGACCTCGGGCTGACGACGCCGCTGAGCACGCCCGCGTGCGACGGCTCCTACGTCGTCGTGCTCGGCTCCGCCGTCACGCCCACCCGCTACCGCGCCGACGTCCAGCAGCTGCTGAACGCCCACCCCGGCGCGCGCTACCTGCACACGCCGAGCACCGGCTGCGGTTCGCTGCGGCAGCAGGTGGACGGCGCCGACGTGTACGCCGTCTTCGACGGGCCGTTCACCGGCAAGGAAGGCGCGTGCGCGCGGCGTACCGGGGCCGCCTACGTCAAGCGGCTCGACACGACGTCGTCGCCGGTCGCGGTCGTCACCTGCTGA
- a CDS encoding DUF3800 domain-containing protein: MNPVEIACDESGSEGENLVGGETDVFVHAGIRMSPAAAEACVREIRRRIGSPAEEYKANHLLRAKHRPVLEWLLDPAGPLAGRGHVHLTDKTFFAVRAAVTLLAEQGTAAMARTLHREGPAAFGADWDFFLAAFTSVLRLRPRRGVPTSPAEFFALVAKLAGTPGEAGEIMGRFAGGGDRVAAYRARLATDASVVPVLDPLVPAVLHTIRHWSADGTPVALVHDEQLALTAERVLQLKATLGSRLAGVRFVDSRSDARVQIADFLAGVARRIASEELNARGDATLTALLQSFVDADSVWAGPFVSR, translated from the coding sequence GTGAACCCGGTCGAGATCGCCTGCGACGAGTCGGGTTCGGAGGGGGAGAACCTCGTCGGCGGCGAGACGGACGTCTTCGTCCACGCCGGGATCCGGATGTCGCCGGCGGCGGCCGAGGCCTGCGTGCGGGAGATCCGCCGCCGCATCGGGTCGCCCGCCGAGGAGTACAAGGCGAACCACCTGCTGCGCGCCAAGCACCGGCCGGTGCTCGAATGGCTGCTCGACCCGGCGGGCCCGCTGGCCGGCCGCGGGCACGTGCACCTGACCGACAAGACGTTCTTCGCCGTGCGTGCCGCGGTCACGCTGCTGGCCGAGCAGGGCACCGCCGCCATGGCGCGCACCCTCCACCGCGAGGGCCCGGCCGCGTTCGGCGCCGACTGGGACTTCTTCCTCGCGGCCTTCACCAGCGTGCTTCGCCTCCGGCCACGCCGTGGCGTGCCGACGTCGCCCGCCGAGTTCTTCGCGCTGGTCGCGAAGCTCGCCGGGACGCCGGGCGAAGCCGGCGAGATCATGGGCCGGTTCGCGGGCGGCGGCGACCGCGTGGCCGCCTACCGGGCCCGGCTGGCCACCGACGCGAGCGTCGTGCCCGTGCTGGATCCGCTGGTGCCCGCGGTGCTGCACACCATCCGGCACTGGAGCGCCGACGGCACCCCGGTCGCCCTGGTCCACGACGAGCAGCTCGCGCTGACGGCCGAGCGCGTGCTGCAGCTCAAGGCCACGCTCGGGTCCCGGCTGGCCGGCGTGCGGTTCGTCGACTCGCGGTCCGACGCCCGCGTCCAGATCGCCGACTTCCTCGCCGGCGTCGCCCGGCGGATCGCCTCCGAGGAGCTGAACGCCCGCGGTGACGCCACCCTGACCGCGCTCCTTCAGTCCTTTGTGGACGCCGACTCGGTCTGGGCCGGCCCGTTCGTCAGCAGGTGA